A stretch of Anaerohalosphaeraceae bacterium DNA encodes these proteins:
- a CDS encoding glycosyltransferase, with protein sequence MASEWRPLRIVYLVRIFPSMSERFVLRQIVGMLERGHQVEIVAQRPEESPVLHAEIEQYGLLNRTRYLPTVPAGKWKCRLKTAGLILLNLARHPLDLFRVLKANLGRQRGFDYVCFYYGLCCLGRRYDIAHGHFGPMGEAALFLRKAGICRRAVTTFHGFDVTAYVQKFGPQVYRQLLEEGDLFTYNSESTRQHLLALGAPDERMVKLPMGVEVEKIPFEEKRFSAEEPVRILSVGRLVEMKGRAYAIEAVAEVMKRYPNLEYWIVGDGPLRSALQEQIDRSGFGEKIRILGWVSDEELDRLYRMCHIFLHPSVTDSDGNQEGQGVVLVEAQAYALAVIATRHGAFPETVLDGQTGFLVPERDSRALAEKIQFLLEHPEVCREMGQKGRRHAEAGYDIRSLNHQLEEIFLNL encoded by the coding sequence ATGGCATCTGAGTGGCGGCCGCTGCGGATTGTTTATCTGGTCCGGATTTTCCCGTCGATGTCGGAGCGGTTTGTGCTTCGTCAGATTGTCGGGATGCTCGAGCGGGGGCATCAGGTGGAGATTGTGGCTCAGCGACCGGAAGAAAGCCCGGTTCTCCATGCGGAGATTGAGCAGTATGGGTTGCTGAACCGAACGCGGTATTTGCCGACGGTTCCGGCGGGGAAGTGGAAATGCCGGCTGAAAACGGCGGGGCTGATTCTGCTGAATCTCGCTCGGCATCCTCTGGATTTGTTCCGCGTTCTAAAGGCGAATTTAGGGAGGCAGCGTGGGTTTGATTATGTGTGTTTTTATTATGGGTTGTGCTGCCTGGGACGCCGGTATGATATCGCTCATGGACATTTTGGACCGATGGGGGAGGCGGCACTGTTTTTGCGAAAGGCGGGAATCTGCAGGCGGGCGGTGACGACGTTTCACGGGTTTGATGTGACGGCCTATGTGCAGAAATTCGGGCCGCAGGTGTATCGGCAGCTGCTGGAGGAGGGGGACCTGTTTACCTACAATAGTGAAAGCACCAGACAGCATCTCTTGGCCTTGGGGGCGCCGGATGAAAGGATGGTCAAACTGCCGATGGGGGTCGAGGTTGAAAAAATCCCGTTCGAGGAGAAACGGTTTTCCGCCGAAGAACCGGTTCGGATTTTAAGTGTCGGCCGTCTGGTGGAGATGAAAGGCAGGGCTTATGCGATTGAGGCGGTTGCTGAAGTAATGAAGCGGTATCCGAATCTGGAATATTGGATTGTCGGGGACGGCCCGCTTCGGTCTGCTTTGCAGGAGCAGATTGACCGCAGCGGATTTGGAGAAAAGATTCGGATTTTAGGATGGGTTTCGGATGAAGAACTGGACCGGCTGTATCGGATGTGTCATATTTTTCTGCATCCGAGCGTGACGGATTCGGACGGCAATCAGGAGGGACAGGGGGTGGTACTCGTGGAGGCACAGGCCTATGCGCTGGCGGTAATTGCTACACGGCATGGAGCTTTTCCGGAGACGGTCTTGGACGGCCAAACAGGTTTTTTGGTTCCGGAGCGGGACAGCCGGGCGCTGGCGGAGAAGATTCAATTTTTACTTGAACATCCGGAAGTTTGCCGGGAAATGGGACAAAAAGGACGCCGTCATGCAGAGGCCGGTTATGATATTCGAAGTTTGAATCATCAGCTGGAGGAGATTTTTCTGAATCTTTAA
- a CDS encoding tRNA-dihydrouridine synthase: MLQIGSIKLDMPFVQAALSGYTDHPMRILARRFGCPLVFTGVMLDRIALHPKASRQKQFYPFSQEEHPVIAQIMGNEPEVMAQSAAVFERAGYDGIDLNFACPVPKVLRRERGGYLMQRPAVVREAYLRTREAVRCPVFMKIRIGFDSSEASQEDFWTICENAARDGVQMLAIHGRTVEQKYKGLADWERITEVKKRFPSLCVFGSGDILKAPTAVERLHSSGIDGVIVARGAIGNPWIFQEIRALWEGRPLPEPPTPAEQKAVMQEHLRMILEFWPARKAIPYFRKFAAGYCKRHPQRKQVMMAMMQAKTLEQVQRVFCEFYP; this comes from the coding sequence ATGCTTCAAATCGGTTCCATCAAACTGGATATGCCGTTTGTTCAGGCGGCGCTGTCGGGTTATACGGACCATCCGATGCGGATTCTGGCGCGGCGGTTCGGCTGCCCGCTGGTGTTTACCGGAGTGATGCTGGACCGGATAGCGCTGCACCCGAAGGCCAGCCGGCAAAAGCAGTTTTATCCGTTTTCGCAAGAGGAACATCCGGTTATTGCGCAGATTATGGGGAATGAACCGGAAGTAATGGCGCAATCGGCGGCGGTTTTTGAGCGGGCCGGGTACGACGGAATCGATTTGAACTTTGCCTGCCCGGTTCCGAAGGTGCTGCGTCGGGAGCGCGGCGGGTATCTGATGCAGAGGCCCGCTGTGGTTCGGGAGGCGTATCTGCGGACGCGGGAGGCGGTACGGTGTCCTGTGTTTATGAAGATTCGGATCGGATTTGATTCTTCGGAGGCATCACAGGAGGATTTCTGGACCATCTGCGAGAATGCAGCGAGGGACGGTGTGCAGATGCTGGCGATTCACGGGCGTACCGTTGAACAGAAATATAAAGGGCTAGCGGACTGGGAGCGAATTACCGAAGTAAAGAAAAGGTTTCCTTCGCTGTGTGTATTCGGCAGCGGCGATATTCTCAAGGCGCCAACAGCAGTCGAACGGCTGCACAGCAGCGGAATTGACGGGGTGATTGTGGCCCGTGGGGCTATCGGCAATCCGTGGATATTTCAGGAAATCCGGGCCTTATGGGAAGGTCGTCCGCTTCCGGAACCGCCGACGCCGGCTGAGCAGAAGGCTGTGATGCAGGAGCACCTGAGGATGATTCTGGAATTCTGGCCCGCCAGGAAGGCGATCCCCTATTTCCGGAAGTTTGCGGCGGGCTACTGCAAACGCCATCCGCAGCGAAAGCAGGTGATGATGGCGATGATGCAGGCCAAGACTTTGGAACAGGTACAGCGGGTTTTTTGTGAATTTTATCCCTAA
- a CDS encoding glycosyltransferase, with the protein MKIAVIVSTFPKLSETFILNQITGLLKRGHTVRIFSRFHPEEKVFHPEVTEYRLLKRTVYLPAVPTSKWACRLKAVGWLLRFLFTHPAVLFRVLRFLLCRKEPFSYLLFFHSLPILSFHPDVIHVHYGHNGNQFLPLKQIVPTSAFLTMFHGHDIHLGKEGGPGYYKELFRIADLILTNSEHTRCALLNQGAVPQKTMVHPVGICLKRFRFCGRTPRSSETPARILTISRLHEDKGVDCAIRAVAHLKTLLPDLPLEYRIVGDGPLEKPLKQLAEQTGLHEQIIFLGALNQSGVVEQLRQADLFLLMSVHEGLGVVLLEAQAMEVPIVATNVDGIPEAVLPGRSAILVPAGDAEAAARAMAELLKDPQRRIQMGREGRKYVEERYDVDVLNDKLIRIYSEILQNCRRQER; encoded by the coding sequence ATGAAAATCGCCGTGATTGTTAGTACATTTCCGAAGCTCTCTGAGACGTTTATCCTCAACCAGATAACGGGGCTGCTGAAACGGGGGCATACGGTGCGGATTTTCAGCCGGTTTCACCCCGAAGAGAAAGTGTTTCATCCGGAGGTGACTGAATATAGACTTCTGAAACGGACGGTGTATCTGCCGGCGGTTCCGACGTCCAAATGGGCCTGCCGTCTGAAGGCGGTCGGCTGGCTGCTGCGGTTTTTGTTTACCCATCCGGCGGTTCTGTTTCGAGTGCTTCGTTTTCTCCTGTGCCGCAAGGAGCCCTTTTCCTATCTTCTCTTCTTTCATTCCCTGCCGATTTTGTCGTTTCACCCGGATGTGATTCATGTGCATTATGGGCATAACGGCAATCAGTTTCTTCCGCTCAAACAAATCGTGCCGACTTCGGCGTTTTTAACAATGTTTCATGGACACGATATTCATCTGGGAAAAGAAGGAGGTCCGGGGTATTATAAAGAGCTGTTCCGAATTGCCGACTTAATTTTGACTAATTCAGAGCATACGCGTTGTGCATTGCTCAACCAGGGGGCTGTTCCGCAGAAAACCATGGTTCATCCGGTTGGGATTTGTTTGAAACGATTTCGGTTTTGCGGAAGAACTCCCAGGTCTTCCGAAACGCCGGCGAGAATTTTAACGATCAGCCGGCTTCATGAAGATAAAGGGGTGGATTGTGCCATCCGTGCGGTTGCGCATTTGAAAACGCTGCTTCCGGACCTGCCTCTGGAATACAGAATTGTCGGAGACGGTCCTCTCGAGAAACCGCTGAAGCAGTTGGCCGAACAGACAGGGCTCCATGAACAAATTATTTTTCTCGGAGCTCTAAATCAGAGCGGTGTAGTGGAGCAGCTTCGTCAGGCGGACCTGTTTCTTCTGATGAGCGTTCATGAAGGACTGGGAGTGGTGCTGCTGGAGGCACAGGCAATGGAAGTCCCGATTGTGGCGACAAATGTAGACGGGATTCCGGAAGCGGTGCTGCCGGGGCGGTCGGCGATTCTGGTGCCTGCCGGCGATGCGGAAGCGGCGGCCAGGGCCATGGCCGAACTGCTGAAAGACCCGCAAAGAAGAATACAAATGGGGCGGGAGGGACGAAAGTATGTGGAGGAGCGATACGATGTGGATGTTTTGAATGACAAACTCATCAGAATCTATTCAGAAATTCTGCAAAATTGCCGACGACAGGAAAGATGA
- a CDS encoding type II secretion system protein, producing the protein MKKRGFTLIELLVVIAIIAMLLAILMPALNKVKKIAQRVVCGTNLKGLGNAMTVYANDFQGQFPCQGGGAQHIWADNTAGWQNPQKDWRASPGNITVGASLYLLVRLADVSPKSFVCPASDQKEFSGKNGGNYDIVELWDFGTINSGSGWDAEGAPRCVSYAYHQPYMGTASTGSPGRFRADDTRSAAFAILADKNPWYDPKLPTAIAAFTSLTAYTPETVAPIAGHWETSPTLPPNVNLRQCIMVANAQAHEREGQNVTFADGHNEFVRTSDVGVKNDNVYTRHNPSNTGTNPFHWRRGVPPDGGNPNRTGTDEAPMSGEDSFLVNDFIGGSVR; encoded by the coding sequence ATGAAAAAGAGAGGTTTTACACTCATTGAGCTCTTGGTGGTCATCGCCATCATTGCGATGCTGCTGGCCATCCTGATGCCCGCTCTCAACAAGGTCAAAAAGATCGCTCAGCGGGTGGTCTGCGGCACCAACCTCAAGGGCCTGGGCAACGCCATGACCGTTTATGCCAACGACTTTCAGGGCCAGTTCCCCTGCCAAGGCGGAGGCGCCCAGCATATTTGGGCAGATAACACGGCAGGTTGGCAGAACCCTCAAAAAGACTGGAGGGCTTCCCCTGGAAACATCACTGTCGGGGCAAGTTTGTATCTCTTGGTCAGACTGGCTGACGTCAGTCCAAAATCCTTTGTCTGTCCGGCCAGTGACCAGAAAGAATTTTCCGGGAAAAATGGCGGAAACTATGACATTGTAGAACTCTGGGATTTTGGTACAATAAACTCTGGTTCAGGCTGGGATGCAGAAGGTGCTCCCCGCTGTGTCAGCTATGCCTACCATCAGCCCTATATGGGAACTGCCAGCACCGGCAGTCCGGGGCGGTTCCGTGCTGATGATACGCGTTCGGCGGCCTTTGCCATTCTGGCGGACAAAAATCCCTGGTATGATCCTAAATTGCCAACCGCAATAGCAGCCTTTACAAGTTTAACAGCTTATACACCGGAAACCGTCGCGCCTATAGCCGGCCATTGGGAGACTTCACCTACCCTGCCTCCCAACGTCAATCTTCGCCAGTGTATTATGGTAGCCAACGCGCAGGCCCATGAACGGGAAGGGCAAAACGTTACCTTTGCGGATGGGCACAATGAATTTGTAAGAACGTCCGACGTGGGTGTTAAGAATGACAACGTGTATACACGCCACAACCCGTCAAACACCGGCACGAATCCATTCCACTGGAGACGCGGGGTCCCGCCGGACGGCGGAAACCCGAACCGTACCGGCACCGATGAAGCACCGATGTCTGGAGAAGATTCATTCCTTGTCAATGACTTCATTGGCGGTTCAGTACGATAA
- a CDS encoding UDPGP type 1 family protein: MKTIDIDKARRLLEEIEQGHLLTFWGDLTPEQRGRLLEQIQQLDVRNIPRWVRETVKNEKPLVVPTEFEPAPSYPPVPQSPEQEKKYAQARQIGEKLLREGKVAGFVVAGGQGTRLGYDGPKGNYPVSPIKKKTLFRIFAESVAAARKKYGTVLPWLIMTSPLNHEETVNTFEANNYFGLGKDTVFLFQQGTLPNFDFEGRIFLAEKDTIAVSPDGHGGSLKALYSSGVLAEMKKRGVEYLSYWQIDNPLVQLFDPLFLGLHVMEGAGMSSKALIKAHPLEKVGNFCLVNGRVTVIEYSDLPDEQAHRRNPDGSLVFELGSIAIHILSREFVERLNADGNFALPLHRAVKKIPHIDLTTGKKVNPDKPCGIKLETFIFDALPLSEKSVILQTIRSEEFAPVKNASGEDSPAVTERMMMERAAAWLEKAGVKVPRTADGRLDCVIEMAPSFALTAEDVKANIHKVPPIRPGDTVYLE, encoded by the coding sequence ATGAAAACAATAGATATCGACAAAGCCAGGCGACTTTTAGAAGAAATTGAACAGGGGCATTTGCTGACGTTCTGGGGGGACCTGACGCCGGAGCAGCGGGGGCGGCTGCTGGAGCAAATCCAGCAGCTGGATGTCCGGAATATACCGCGATGGGTACGGGAGACGGTCAAAAATGAAAAACCGTTGGTGGTGCCGACGGAGTTTGAGCCGGCACCGTCATATCCGCCCGTTCCGCAGAGCCCCGAACAGGAAAAAAAATACGCTCAGGCGCGGCAGATTGGGGAAAAACTGCTTCGAGAAGGGAAGGTGGCTGGCTTTGTAGTCGCCGGCGGGCAGGGCACGCGTCTGGGTTATGACGGGCCGAAAGGGAATTACCCGGTATCTCCTATCAAGAAAAAGACATTGTTCCGCATTTTTGCCGAATCAGTAGCCGCGGCGCGAAAGAAATATGGGACGGTCCTGCCGTGGCTGATTATGACCAGCCCGCTCAATCATGAGGAAACGGTCAACACATTTGAAGCCAACAATTACTTCGGGCTCGGGAAGGACACCGTCTTTCTGTTTCAGCAGGGGACGCTGCCAAATTTCGACTTTGAAGGTCGGATATTCTTGGCGGAGAAAGACACGATTGCCGTCAGTCCGGATGGGCATGGGGGCAGTCTGAAGGCCCTGTACAGCTCCGGAGTGCTGGCGGAAATGAAAAAGCGGGGTGTGGAGTATTTAAGTTATTGGCAGATTGACAATCCGCTGGTGCAGCTGTTTGACCCGCTTTTCCTCGGTCTGCATGTGATGGAAGGGGCCGGGATGTCCTCGAAGGCCCTTATCAAAGCGCATCCGCTGGAGAAAGTGGGCAATTTCTGTCTGGTAAACGGCCGGGTCACGGTGATTGAATACAGCGATTTGCCGGATGAGCAGGCCCATCGGAGGAATCCGGACGGCTCCCTGGTCTTTGAGCTGGGTTCGATAGCGATTCATATCCTCAGCCGGGAGTTTGTCGAGCGGCTGAATGCGGACGGGAATTTTGCTCTGCCGCTGCATCGAGCGGTTAAGAAGATACCCCACATTGATTTGACAACGGGCAAAAAAGTGAATCCGGATAAACCCTGCGGGATTAAATTGGAAACCTTTATTTTTGATGCACTGCCGCTGTCGGAAAAATCTGTGATTCTTCAGACGATTCGCAGCGAAGAGTTTGCTCCTGTGAAGAATGCCTCCGGAGAAGACAGTCCGGCGGTGACGGAGCGGATGATGATGGAACGAGCGGCAGCGTGGCTGGAGAAGGCCGGCGTAAAAGTACCGCGTACAGCAGACGGGCGGTTGGATTGTGTGATCGAGATGGCTCCTTCGTTTGCTTTAACGGCGGAGGATGTAAAGGCCAACATTCATAAAGTCCCGCCTATCCGGCCGGGAGATACGGTGTATTTGGAATAA
- a CDS encoding glycosyltransferase family 2 protein, translating to MSQNQSFSVSVVIPAYNAEATIERAIESVLHQTRPPEEIIVVDDGSTDRTAEKVQQYGGRVRYLFQEHRGANEARNCAIEQAQGNWIALLDADDEWLPKKLEVQHSLLERNPHLVWAYGNYHVRKPDGSCQEAHDRETARKLLGQGDYFPDFLEAYAQDIPVHTITMLIRRDALMQVGMFLPGQILNHDPDVALRLAYQYPGVGYSPEPLAIHYFGRAEGITQRHWRMAEEKTAFLLRHLDLSARFGKRKAFEICAAALLQKWIRDLLAEEPNAQVLKMTKHFRRFLPVRLRAEAWLRCRFPRMMPPVIDWYFKMKNRLRKGHSNGI from the coding sequence ATGAGTCAAAATCAATCCTTTTCAGTCAGTGTTGTGATCCCGGCTTATAACGCGGAAGCCACGATTGAGCGGGCGATTGAAAGCGTCCTGCATCAGACGCGGCCGCCGGAGGAGATTATTGTGGTCGATGACGGCTCGACAGACCGCACGGCGGAGAAGGTGCAGCAGTACGGGGGTCGTGTTCGATACCTGTTTCAGGAGCATCGTGGGGCCAATGAGGCGAGAAATTGCGCGATTGAACAGGCACAGGGAAACTGGATTGCCCTGCTGGATGCCGATGATGAGTGGCTGCCGAAAAAATTAGAGGTGCAGCATTCTTTGCTGGAAAGAAATCCGCATCTGGTTTGGGCATACGGGAATTATCATGTTCGCAAGCCGGATGGGAGCTGTCAGGAAGCCCATGACCGAGAAACCGCCCGAAAGCTGCTGGGGCAGGGGGATTATTTTCCGGATTTTTTGGAGGCCTATGCTCAGGATATTCCGGTTCATACGATAACCATGCTGATTCGCAGGGATGCCTTGATGCAGGTCGGGATGTTTCTGCCGGGTCAGATTCTCAATCATGACCCGGATGTGGCGCTGCGTCTGGCCTATCAGTATCCGGGGGTCGGGTACAGTCCGGAACCGCTGGCGATTCATTATTTCGGTCGAGCAGAGGGGATTACCCAGCGGCATTGGCGGATGGCGGAAGAAAAGACGGCCTTTCTGCTGCGTCATCTGGACTTGTCAGCACGTTTCGGGAAACGGAAAGCATTCGAGATTTGTGCCGCCGCCTTGCTGCAGAAGTGGATTCGGGACCTTCTGGCGGAGGAACCGAATGCGCAGGTGCTGAAGATGACAAAACATTTCAGGCGTTTTCTTCCAGTACGGCTTCGGGCAGAGGCGTGGCTTCGGTGCCGCTTTCCGCGAATGATGCCTCCGGTGATTGATTGGTATTTTAAAATGAAAAATCGTCTTCGGAAAGGCCATTCAAATGGCATCTGA